GTGCCCAGGGCCCCGGCCACGTCTGCCAGTGGAAGGTAGACCCGGCCGTCGAGGGTGCGCGCCCCCTGTCCGGCGGCCTGGGCGTACTGCTCGGGGGTGCGGGTGGGTGCGGGGGGCGTGGCGGGAGTCGGGGGCTTGGTCGCCGGGGGCTGAGCGGGCGGCGCGGGCCTGGAGGGGGGTGCGGACGGACGCCCCGCAAGGACCGCGTTCGCCGCGGCCTTTCTCGCCGCCGCGCGGGCCTGGGCCTCCTGAACCGTGAGCGTGTGGCCCCAGCCGCTGGGCACGCCCCGGAAGGTGGTCCAGGGGCCGTCGGCCAGCGGCGGCTGCTTCTGCACCGCACTCAGGCCGCCCCCCTCGGTGGAGAAGTACAGCATGCCCTGGTCGCTCACGGCCACGTTCGTGTCGATCTTCTTGCCCGCGGCGATCTTCCACAGCGCCTGCCCCGCCCGGCCGATGGCGTGGACGGTGCCGCTCAGGTCGGGCACGACCACGCTGCCGTCGGCGAGTTCGGCCGCCGCCGCCGCCACGGGGGCGCCCGCGTCGTAGACCCATTCATCCTCGCCCGTGGTGTTGACCGCGTACACCTTGCCGTCGTAGCTGCCCACCACGACGAGGTCGCCGCTCGTGACGATGGGGCTGGCGTTCACGAAGAGGCCCGTTTCCCTCGTCCAGCGCCGCTTGCCCTCGGGCGAGACCGAGTAGATGCGGCGGTCGCTGGAGCCGAAGTAGACGTTGCCCTGGCGGTCGATGGCCGGGCTGCTGAAGACCAGCGACCCCGCGCGGAAGGCCCACTTGGGCTGCCCGCCCGGCGTGAGCGCGTGGAGCTGGTTGTCCTGGGCACCGAAATAAATCGTGCCGTCGGCGGCGACGGCGGGGCTGCTGAAGACGGGCGCGCCCACCTTGTAGGTCCACAGCACCTGCCCCCCGGGCCCCAGCGCGTACACGCTCCCCCCCGCCGTGGCGACGACCACGCTGCCGTCGGCACGCAGGGCAGGGCTGGCGTACACGTCGCCGTCAAGCTTGGTCTTCCACAGCAGCTTGCCCGCCGGGTCCAGCGCGTACACGTTGTCGTCGTAGGAGGCGGCGATCACCGTGCCCTGGGGGGTCACG
The genomic region above belongs to Deinococcus aerius and contains:
- a CDS encoding outer membrane protein assembly factor BamB family protein, whose protein sequence is MRKILAFSLALVPASLSAVQAQSSPQVAWFKDLKVLSNVAVADNGDLVFVGSDTRVHRTDARGVERWNYATGDIGRAHPIVTPQGTVIAASYDDNVYALDPAGKLLWKTKLDGDVYASPALRADGSVVVATAGGSVYALGPGGQVLWTYKVGAPVFSSPAVAADGTIYFGAQDNQLHALTPGGQPKWAFRAGSLVFSSPAIDRQGNVYFGSSDRRIYSVSPEGKRRWTRETGLFVNASPIVTSGDLVVVGSYDGKVYAVNTTGEDEWVYDAGAPVAAAAAELADGSVVVPDLSGTVHAIGRAGQALWKIAAGKKIDTNVAVSDQGMLYFSTEGGGLSAVQKQPPLADGPWTTFRGVPSGWGHTLTVQEAQARAAARKAAANAVLAGRPSAPPSRPAPPAQPPATKPPTPATPPAPTRTPEQYAQAAGQGARTLDGRVYLPLADVAGALGTPIRLLTPRTATLALPGQATTTANVRAVPVRYVNRLPFVPLAALTGLPGVKAAAHRAPTGVVLTLAGRTLTFPLNFPALTPLRSQPEYPAVLRKPGGV